From the Nocardia higoensis genome, one window contains:
- a CDS encoding MarR family winged helix-turn-helix transcriptional regulator: protein MSRDEQDEAVHPRRPSAAAGPVGSEAARVVPADADAEGAHERTAVTTAGSEGGAAPVVEGSGGEGGSAGGGTGYELPMRFLLAFRSVIDEVNADLAEHGHADMRPMHGFVFQAIARAGGPNGCTAADLGRVLGVSKQAAGKHIDTLERLGYLRLSVDPADARRKVCTLTDRAHDALDRSARVFDRVRDRWSRTLGPQRLAALEHDLRVLAPGELFRLDTPQWFNG from the coding sequence ATGTCAAGGGATGAGCAGGATGAGGCCGTCCATCCCCGGCGGCCCTCCGCGGCTGCGGGGCCGGTCGGCAGCGAGGCGGCGCGTGTGGTTCCGGCCGATGCCGATGCCGAGGGTGCGCATGAGCGCACTGCCGTGACGACCGCGGGGTCCGAGGGCGGTGCGGCGCCCGTGGTGGAGGGATCGGGTGGAGAAGGAGGATCGGCGGGCGGCGGTACCGGGTACGAGCTGCCGATGCGATTCCTCCTGGCGTTCCGTTCGGTGATCGACGAGGTGAACGCCGACCTCGCCGAACACGGCCACGCCGATATGCGCCCCATGCACGGCTTCGTCTTCCAGGCGATCGCCCGTGCGGGTGGCCCGAACGGATGCACCGCCGCCGACCTCGGTCGCGTGCTCGGTGTCTCCAAACAAGCCGCGGGCAAGCACATCGACACCCTCGAACGGCTCGGCTACCTGCGTCTGAGCGTCGATCCCGCCGACGCGCGGCGCAAAGTGTGCACATTGACCGATCGCGCCCACGACGCCCTCGACCGCTCGGCACGCGTCTTCGACCGCGTCCGCGACCGCTGGTCGCGCACGCTCGGCCCGCAGCGGCTCGCCGCACTCGAACACGACCTCCGTGTCCTGGCCCCCGGCGAACTGTTCCGCCTGGACACTCCGCAGTGGTTCAACGGCTGA
- a CDS encoding cupin domain-containing protein, producing MTVVRHTENRRTETPGGVMTTLASPTQGGASAALWRVDVPPHTSGPVHEFDVEQIWTVLTGSLVVDLDGHSHDAAEGDTIVLPAGARRQISSGPEGYGAIVTAPAGARARTPQSDAPIVPAWIA from the coding sequence ATGACCGTCGTCCGCCACACCGAGAACCGCCGCACGGAGACGCCCGGTGGCGTCATGACCACACTGGCCTCGCCCACCCAGGGCGGGGCGAGCGCCGCGCTGTGGCGGGTGGATGTGCCGCCGCACACCTCCGGGCCGGTACACGAATTCGATGTCGAACAGATCTGGACGGTGCTCACCGGTTCGCTGGTGGTCGACCTGGACGGCCACTCGCACGACGCGGCGGAAGGCGACACCATCGTCCTCCCCGCGGGCGCGCGGCGACAGATCAGCAGCGGACCCGAGGGATACGGCGCGATCGTGACCGCGCCGGCGGGCGCTCGAGCGCGGACACCGCAGTCCGACGCACCGATCGTGCCCGCGTGGATCGCGTGA
- a CDS encoding adenosylmethionine--8-amino-7-oxononanoate transaminase — protein MSTEELTQQRITAIDAAHVWHPYGGFPAATEPLVVASASGVRLTLADGRELIDGMSSWWAAVHGYRHPALDAALLEQARRMSHVMFGGLTHEPAARLTELLVELTPDGLDKVFLCDSGSVSVEVAVKMCLQYWRSVGKPGKRRLLTWRGGYHGDTFTPMSVCDPEGGMHALWTDVLAAQVFVGMPPADHRPGYVEELTAAIAAHADELAAVIVEPVVQGAGGMRFHDPRYLADLRRLCDEHDILLVFDEIATGFGRTGELFAAEHAGVRPDIMCVGKALTGGYLTLAAALCTTRIAETISAAHGGLMHGPTFMGNPLACAVAVASIETLLSRDWRTEVGDIESGLRAGLDPLRGSPGVADVRVLGAIGVVELDEPVDMKVATAAAVESGVWLRPFRNLVYTMPPFISTPADVEAITAAIGSVAHAVTR, from the coding sequence TTGTCCACAGAGGAACTGACCCAGCAGCGGATCACCGCCATCGACGCGGCCCACGTCTGGCATCCCTACGGCGGCTTTCCCGCCGCCACCGAACCGCTCGTGGTGGCGAGCGCGTCCGGGGTGCGGCTGACCCTGGCCGACGGCCGCGAGTTGATCGACGGCATGAGTTCCTGGTGGGCGGCGGTACACGGCTACCGTCATCCGGCCCTGGACGCCGCCCTGCTCGAACAGGCCCGCCGGATGAGTCACGTCATGTTCGGGGGCCTCACCCACGAACCGGCCGCTCGCCTGACCGAACTGCTCGTCGAGCTCACCCCGGACGGTTTGGACAAGGTCTTCCTCTGCGACTCCGGCTCGGTCTCGGTGGAAGTGGCGGTCAAGATGTGCCTGCAGTACTGGCGCAGTGTCGGCAAACCCGGCAAGCGCAGGCTGCTGACCTGGCGCGGCGGCTACCACGGCGACACCTTCACCCCGATGAGCGTCTGTGATCCCGAGGGCGGCATGCACGCGCTGTGGACTGATGTCCTCGCCGCACAGGTGTTCGTCGGCATGCCGCCCGCCGATCACCGCCCCGGCTACGTCGAGGAACTCACCGCCGCCATCGCCGCGCACGCCGACGAACTCGCCGCCGTGATCGTGGAGCCGGTCGTACAAGGCGCGGGCGGCATGCGCTTCCACGACCCTCGCTACCTCGCCGACCTACGCCGACTCTGCGACGAGCACGACATCCTGCTCGTCTTCGACGAGATCGCCACCGGCTTCGGCCGCACCGGGGAACTGTTCGCCGCCGAGCACGCCGGTGTCCGCCCCGACATCATGTGTGTCGGCAAGGCGCTGACCGGCGGCTACCTGACCCTCGCCGCCGCCCTGTGCACGACCCGGATCGCGGAAACCATCAGCGCCGCCCACGGCGGTCTCATGCACGGCCCCACTTTCATGGGTAATCCGCTCGCCTGCGCCGTGGCCGTCGCCTCCATCGAGACACTGCTCTCCCGCGACTGGCGGACCGAGGTCGGCGACATCGAATCCGGTCTGCGCGCCGGCCTCGATCCGCTGCGGGGCTCGCCCGGTGTCGCCGACGTGCGCGTCCTCGGCGCGATCGGCGTGGTCGAACTCGATGAGCCGGTCGACATGAAGGTCGCCACCGCCGCCGCCGTCGAATCCGGTGTCTGGCTGCGCCCGTTCCGCAACCTGGTCTACACGATGCCACCGTTCATCAGCACTCCCGCCGATGTGGAGGCGATCACCGCGGCCATCGGTTCGGTGGCCCACGCTGTGACCCGCTAG